A window of the Lates calcarifer isolate ASB-BC8 linkage group LG18, TLL_Latcal_v3, whole genome shotgun sequence genome harbors these coding sequences:
- the tprkb gene encoding EKC/KEOPS complex subunit TPRKB yields MHLTQELELFPEHRVTLLLFKEVKNAAELRKSAMEGKINGALINPTMLVDPFQVLVAANKAVHLQKIEKMKTRNLYSEIIFNLSPTNNISEAFKRFGISDGDDSVMVVVVHNKDESQLLTDIVAKVDGQQVSVEDISSMSDSAKIKKLYKVTPQEEKCGTLLDAVVCRMATKDVL; encoded by the exons ATGCATCTAACGCAGGAGCTAGAGCTTTTTCCCGAACACAGAGTGACGCTACTACTTTTCAAAGAGGTCAAAAATGCAGCGGAGTTGAGAAAAAGTGCCATGGAGGGTAAAATAAATGGTGCCTTGATCAACCCCACGATG CTGGTGGATCCATTCCAAGTGCTGGTAGCTGCAAATAAAGCAGTTCACTTacagaaaattgaaaaaatgaagACAAGAAATCTCTACTCTGAGATTATCTTCAACCTGTCACCTACTAATAAC ATCTCAGAGGCCTTCAAAAGGTTTGGGATCTCAGATGGCGATGACTCTGTAATGGTGGTTGTGGTTCACAACAAAGACGAGTCGCAGCTTCTGACGGACATCGTAGCCAAGGTGGATGGACAACAGGTTTCAGTGGAAGATATTTCCTCGATGTCAGACTCCGCAAAGATCAAAAAG ctgtatAAAGTCACTCCCCAGGAGGAGAAGTGTGGAACTCTACTGGATGCAGTTGTATGCAGAATGGCCACCAAGGATGTCTTGTAG
- the alg10 gene encoding dol-P-Glc:Glc(2)Man(9)GlcNAc(2)-PP-Dol alpha-1,2-glucosyltransferase, which produces MEKFEGYIFTALCSTNFLVSCLLFSRITREQREPYMDEIFHVPQAQKYCHGKFNEWDPMITTLPGLYLISVGVIKPIVWLADLTGEVVCSTAMLRFVNLLFNCGNLYLLYLLICKLHLREKTRTTSRRVLSALSLSTFPVLYFFNFLYYTDAGSTFFILFTYLMTLYGCHKASAILGICSVLFRQTNIIWVAFCAGTLVAAKMDEAWRVEHTKKRDEKSPPSQVPLSFSGAKKIILFTIEFLTSPSHMKAVLLVAWPYAMVGVGFLAFVVLNDGIVVGDRMSHEACLNFPQLFYFFSFTFFFSAPVSLCYHRVLRFLQALKKQPLFFLFVTGISLLLVWKFTAVHKYLLADNRHFPFYVWNKIFQRHELVRFLLIPAYIYAGWNFLDSFKSRSLFWSLAFLACLLAATVPQKLLEFRYFIIPYLMYRLHMPLPSLPRLIMEFLLYTVVNASTIYIFITKTFHWPNSTATQRFMW; this is translated from the exons ATGGAGAAATTTGAAGGCTACATCTTCACTGCTCTCTGCAGCACCAACTTTTTAGTATCCTGCCTTTTGTTCTCCAGGATCACTCGGGAGCAGAGGGAGCCGTACATGGACGAGATTTTCCATGTCCCACAAGCCCAGAAATACTGCCATGGAAAATTCAACGAG TGGGACCCAATGATCACCACCCTCCCGGGCCTTTACCTCATCTCCGTGGGAGTCATCAAGCCCATAGTGTGGCTCGCTGACCTCACAGGCGAGGTGGTGTGCTCCACGGCCATGCTGCGCTTCGTCAACCTGCTCTTCAACTGCGGCAACCTTTACCTGCTCTATCTGCTCATCTGCAAGCTGCACCTCAGGGAGAAG ACACGAACAACCTCACGCAGAGTCCTGTCAGCGCTGTCTCTATCCACCTTCCCCGTGCTCTATTTCTTCAACTTCCTCTACTACACCGACGCCGGGTCTactttcttcatcctcttcaccTACCTCATGACGCTCTATGGCTGCCACAAGGCCTCAGCGATCCTTGGCATCTGCTCCGTGCTCTTCCGCCAGACCAATATTATCTGGGTGGCTTTCTGCGCAGGCACGCTGGTGGCTGCCAAAATGGACGAAGCCTGGAGAGTGGAGCATACGAAAAAGAGGGATGAGAAGTCCCCTCCATCCCAAGTTCCTCTGTCGTTCAGCGGAGCTAAGAAAATAATACTTTTCACGATAGAGTTCCTCACCTCACCCAGTCACATGAAGGCGGTGCTGCTGGTGGCCTGGCCGTACGCGATGGTCGGTGTTGGTTTCCTGGCGTTCGTGGTGCTGAATGATGGGATCGTGGTGGGTGACAGGATGAGCCACGAGGCTTGTCTCAACTTTCCCCAGCTCTTCTACTTCTTCTccttcaccttcttcttctctgccccCGTCTCACTTTGTTACCACCGCGTCCTCCGCTTCCTGCAGGCTCTGAAGAAACAGcctctgttctttctcttcGTCACCGGCATCTCCTTGCTCCTGGTGTGGAAGTTCACTGCCGTCCACAAGTACCTCCTGGCGGATAACCGTCACTTTCCCTTCTACGTGTGGAACAAGATTTTCCAGAGGCATGAGCTGGTGAGGTTCCTCCTCATCCCAGCGTACATTTATGCCGGGTGGAATTTTCTGGACTCCTTCAAGTCACGCTCACTCTTTTGGAGTCTGGCCTTCTTGGCGTGCCTCCTGGCCGCCACAGTCCCTCAGAAGCTGCTGGAATTCAGGTACTTCATCATTCCCTACCTGATGTACCGCCTGCACAtgcctctcccctctctccccagACTCATCATGGAGTTTCTCCTCTACACAGTGGTCAACGCCTCCACGATTTACATCTTCATCACTAAGACTTTCCACTGGCCGAACAGCACAGCCACACAGAGGTTCATGTGGTAA
- the srr gene encoding L-threonine dehydratase catabolic TdcB: protein MGEPSEDAVTLDLLREARETVRNSPLGVINTPMIPWCQTTLPLNISCNIHIKLENMQRTGSFKIRGVANQFARRSKDGHFVTMSAGNYGKSFAYASKHYGSKGKVVMPETAPISRSILIQSFGVEVERVPTSSLMHVVNRCVQEDNMTFLHSYDDLDLIAGHASLGMEVLEVNPEPDVVVVCCGGGGLLAGVAAAIKLSGCDKTRIYGVEPEGACTMYKSFIEKKPVGMDTKSIASGLAPPFAGRLPYKLCQRYVEAIVLVSDEEIKAAVSALYRSGLVVEPSGCAAFAAIVNNKIPELEGKNIVCILSGGNIGKDELANFPDCQN, encoded by the exons ATGGGTGAGCCGTCTGAAGATGCTGTCACCCTGGATCTGCTGAGAGAAGCCAGGGAGACGGTGAGGAACAGCCCCCTGGGTGTCATCAACACTCCCATGATCCCCTGGTGCCAGACCACCCTGCCTCTCAACATCAGCTGCAACATCCACATCAAACTGGAAAACATGCAGAGAACTG GGTCCTTTAAGATCAGAGGAGTGGCCAATCAGTTTGCCAGAAGATCGAAGGATGGTCATTTTGTCACCATGTCTGCAGGGAACTACGGGAAGTCTTTTGCATATGCCTCAAAACACTACGGGTCAAAGGGCAAGGTGGTGATGCCAGAAACTGCACCAATATCCAGATCCATTCTCATACAG AGTTttggggtggaggtggagcgAGTTCCCACCTCTAGTCTGATGCATGTGGTGAACCGTTGCGTTCAGGAGGACAACATGACATTTCTGCATTCATATGATGACCTGGATTTAATAGCAGGACATGCCAG tCTTGGCATGGAGGTGCTGGAAGTGAATCCTGAGCctgatgtggtggtggtgtgttgtGGTGGAGGGGGGCTGCTGGCAGGTGTAGCTGCTGCCATCAAACTGTCAGGCTGTGATAAGACCAGGATCTACGGTGTGGAACCAGAAGGAG CCTGCACCATGTACAAAAGCTTCATTGAGAAGAAACCAGTGGGCATGGACACCAAAAGCATTGCCTCGGGACTTGCACCACCTTTTGCAG GCAGGCTGCCCTACAAGCTGTGCCAGCGATACGTGGAGGCGATAGTCCTGGTGAGCGATGAGGAGATCAAGGCAGCAGTGTCCGCTCTCTACAGATCTGGACTCGTGGTGGAGCCGTCAGGCTGCGCTGCCTTCGCTGCCATTGTTAACAACAAGATACCTGAGCTGGAGGGGAAGAACATTGTGTGCATCCTCAGTGGAGGAAACATCGGAAAAGACGAGCTCGCAAATTTCCCCGACTGTCAGAATTAG
- the trmu gene encoding mitochondrial tRNA-specific 2-thiouridylase 1, whose product MGLVRHVVCAMSGGVDSSVAALLLKRRGFSVTGVFMKNWDSLDERGVCTTERDCEDAYRVCQTLDIPFHQVSYVKEYWHEVFSNLLKEYEKGRTPNPDILCNKHIKFNHFHKYAISTLGADAMATGHYARTSQEDEDVFQQTHTAPPTTLFRDRFEIRNPVRLYKGADLLKDQTFFLSQISQDALRQTLFPLAGLTKEFVKKIAAEAGFHHVLKKKESMGICFIGERNFENFILEYLEPKPGNFVSIEDGTVMGTHKGWFTMTLGQRARIGGQKDAWFVVDKDITTGDVFVAPTTNHPALFRDTMRTDRFHWLAVDPPPELARTQMMECHFRFIHQMPLVPCTVTLNMDGSVWISLQQPSRALTPGQFAVLYKGDECLGSGKIIQLGPSEYTLQQGRERLMRRKEQPTPEPAS is encoded by the exons atgGGTCTCGTGAGACACGTCGTGTGCGCCATGTCTGGCGGTGTGGACAGCTCTGTTGCTGCGTTGTTActgaagaggagag GTTTTAGTGTAACAGGGGTTTTTATGAAGAACTGGGACTCTCTGGATGAGAGAGGGGTGTGTACTACAGAGAGGGACTGTGAGGACGCCTACAGAGTGTGTCAGACCCTGGACATTCCCTTCCATCAAGTGTCTTATGTCAAAGAGTACTGGCATGAAGTTTTCAG TAACCTGTTGAAGGAGTATGAGAAGGGCAGAACACCAAACCCAGATATACTatgcaacaaacacatcaaattcAACCATTTCCACAAGTACGCCATCAGCACTCTGG gTGCTGATGCCATGGCAACAGGCCACTACGCCAGGACGTcacaggaagatgaagatgttttccaacagacacacacagctccgCCTACCACGCTCTTCAGAGATCGATTTGAGATCAGAAATC CGGTGAGGTTGTACAAAGGAGCAGATCTCCTCAAAGACCAAACCTTCTTCCTCAGTCAGATCTCTCAGGACGCCTTGAGACAGACCTTATTCCCGCTCGCTGGACTCACCAAGGAGTTTGTCAAAAAGATTGCAGCTGAGGCAGGGTTTCACCATGTTCTGAAGAAGAAAGAG aGCATGGGCATTTGCTTCATTGGAGAGAGAAACTTTGAAAATTTCATTTTGGAG taTCTCGAGCCAAAACCAGGGAACTTTGTCTCTATTGAGGATGGGACAGTAATGGGAACACACAAAG GCTGGTTCACTATGACGCTGGGCCAGAGGGCGAGGATAGGCGGACAGAAAGACGCCTGGTTTGTGGTGGACAAAGACATTACCACAGGAGATGTGTTTGTG GCTCCGACGACCAATCACCCAGCTCTTTTCCGTGACACGATGAGGACAGACCGTTTCCACTGGCTGGCAGTGGACCCGCCTCCTGAACTAGCTAGGACCCAGATGATGGAGTGTCACTTCCGCTTCATCCACCAGATGCCGCTCG TTCCCTGCACAGTGACTCTGAACATGGACGGCTCTGTATGGATCTCACTCCAACAGCCAAGCAGAGCTTTGACACCTGGACAG TTTGCGGTGCTCTACAAAGGGGATGAGTGTCTGGGCAGTGGTAAGATCATCCAGCTGGGGCCTAGTGAATACACACTGCAGCAGGGCCGAGAACGGTTGATGCGGCGCAAGGAGCAGCCCACCCCCGAACCAGCCAGCTGA